The following nucleotide sequence is from Dialister pneumosintes.
TCCGAAAATGCAGAAATCAGCGTTTTGATTTGTGATGCAACACTTATACAGGAATTGAATTGTCAATATAGGCATATTGATGCACCAACGGATGTTTTGTCTTTTGCTTTAAATGAAGGAATGGCAGGGGCTACTCTTGAAGAAGAAAATATGTTGGGAGATATTGTGATTAATATTGACCGTGCTATAGAACAGGCAAAAGAATATCGGCATAGTAAGGAACGAGAAATGGCATATTTGGCAGTACATGGGTTTTTACATATTTTAGGATATGATCATTATGAATTGGAAGAAAAAAAGGCCATGCGGCAAGCAGAAGAAGCTATTTTAAGTGCTTGTGGATTACAACGTTTAATTATAAATGAAAATTAAAAGTATCGATATGAAATAGGAGAAATTTATGGTTGAAGAAAAAATAACTTTTCGTTCAGGTTTTGTTGCATTAGTGGGAAGGCCTAATGTGGGGAAGTCGACATTACTTAATGCAGTGCTCGGAGAAAAAATTTCTATAGTTTCCAGGCATGCACAAACTACAAGAAATAAGATAACAGGGGTTTGGAATGGAGAGAATTCACAAGTGGTTTTTTTAGATACACCGGGTATGCATAAGCCTAAAAGTGAACTTGGAAAAGTGATTCGTCAATCTACGGTGGATGCATTATCAGAAGTAGATGTTATTGTCTTTATTTGTTCTTGTGTAGATCCTTTAGGAGCAGGGGATAGATACATTCTTAGTTTATTAAAAGAACGCCAGGTGCCTGTTATTTTAGCTCTTAATAAAATTGATTTGATTAATAAAGAAGAGTTAATGAAAAAGGTGGTACAGTATAACAAAATTTATGATTTTGCAGATATTGTTCCTATATCCGCACAAACAGAGGAAAATATAGATACTTTTTTACATATAGTAGAAACACATTTGAAGGAAGGTCCCAAATACTTTCCTGATGATATGGTAACGGATCAACCGGAAAGGAATATTGTGCAAGAAATTGTTAGAGAAAAGATAATTACTCGAACAAGAGATGAAATTCCTCATGCTATTGGTGTTTTTACAGAAGAATTTTCAGAAAGAGAAAACGGAAAAGTATATATACGTTGTACTGTATATGTGGAACGTGAGTCACAAAAGCGAATTATTATAGGAAAAAAAGGAGTTTTATTAAAAGAAGCAGGAAAAGAGGCTCGTACTGAAATACAGAATTTAATTAATGCTCCAGTTTTTCTTGATTTGTGGGTAAAAGTTCATCGTGATTGGAAGAATAAGGATTATATTCTTCGAGAGCTTGGATATAAAGAACACAAGTAATAGAATACAAGTATTTTAAATACAAGGAGGTGGGTTTTATTAGTATCCATATGAATCTTATTGGATTATATATTTTATTTTCTTTTTTTTTAGGATATGTAAATAGAATTTGTACGATTGCAAATGTATCTTTCTCCAGAATGCGAAAAAATTATATAGATGATAATGAAGAATTGGATTCGGACATGGTGCAAAAGGTAAAACCTTTTTATGATAAAGCATCGGAAGTTCTTATGAGTCTTAATTTATTTACTTTATTGATATCGATTGCCTATGGTTATGTTCTTTTGCAAATTGTTATTTTATCAAAAGAAGTACTTGTTATTGCCGGATATAATGGCATCTCTTGGATTTTGAATGTGGGACAAGTCACCTTTTATCTTTGTATGTTGGTGATTTTTTGGGTATTTTCTATTGAATTTGCATCCGCTAAAGCTTTAGTGAATCCTTTAGGATGTTTAATATCTGTTATCTGGTTTATCAAATATATAAGTACTGTTTTTAACCCTATAACTACGGCGTGTTTATTGTTATTGAAGCAGATGTATGCTAATAATGGGCAACCTTTTCATAATCGAATTGATTTTACCTATTCTGAAGATGAAATTCGTAGCATTGTAGAGGAAAGTCATAGTGGAGGTCAACTAAATACCACAGAAAATAAGTTATTGAAAAATAGCTTTGATTTTTTTGACTTATTAGTAAAAGATGTTATGATTCCTAGAAATCAAATGATAGTTCTAGAGTATGAAGATAGCATGGAAGAGCAAAGAAAATGTATAGCTAAATCACCGCATACTAGATATCCTGTTTGTATGAATGATAAAGATCATATTTTAGGATTTGTACATGTAAAAGATTTTATGGAAAGCTATTTACAGCACGAAAACAACGTTAAAAAGATTATTAGAGAATTACTTGTAGTTCCCGAAGTTATGTCGGTATCTTCCTTGACACAACGTATGAGATCACGACGTGTATATATTGCAGTGGTTGTTGATGAATATGGGGGAACTGTGGGATTAGTTACATTGGAAGATTTAGTAGAAGAATTGGTGGGAGAGATACCTGCTGATTTTGGTATCGGCTTGCATGAAATTGTAAAACATACAGATGGTTCTTATGAGTTTGAGGGGATGGTTATTTTAGATGATATCTCAGATTGTTTAGGAATCAATTTTAAAAATGAAAGCAGTGCTAATACGATTGGAGGCTATGTTTTTTCTATATTGGAAAGGATTCCTTCCGTAGGAGACTCTATTCAAATTGAAAATTGGAAATTTACAGTTATTCGGATGGATGGACTGCGAATTCGTCGTGTTAAAGCTACATATATAGCTACACATATAGAGGTGGAGACACTCGATGAAACAATTGCAACAGAGCAAGATACAAAATAAAGAAGGGGTTGTTCTTTCTGTAAAAAAAGTAGGAAATAAAGGAAGATTGCTACATGTTTTTACGAAGGACAGCGGAAATATAGTAGTATTTACTTCAGAATCAACTATAAAGAAGTATGGGAGTGGGTATCTAACTCCGTATGCATTACTTCGAATAACAGTGATGATTAAAGACGAGTTATTTATTATGACCCAATACGAGGGGCAGCTTCTTTTTAATATGTTACAGTGCTCTTATAAGGAAGTTAATAATTGGTATTTTGTCAGTGCCCTGATGAAGATACTATTTGCACCTTTAGATTCTGATTTATTGGCGTGGCAAATTATTCTACAAGGAGCTTTTTCTGCTAGAATTCATAATAAATCTGTATGTGCACTTATAACTTCCTTGCAACTTTTAACAGTTTCAGGATTTAATCCTCTGGAGCAAGAGCCTTTGTCCAACTATTCGATATCAAAGGAAGCATATGTTTTACTACAATCTTTACAAAAACACCAGTGGGGAGAACATTTTTATGGAGTAATAGGTAAATCGGCATATAAAGAAGTAGTTATATATATAAATGATTTCATTGAAAGTTACTGTGATTTACATATGAAGGTTACTTTTGAAGTATAGAAAAAAACACTCAGAAATTTCTGAGTGTTTTTTTATTTTTTTATTAAAGTTTAGGCACCATATTTGATGAAGAAAGTGTACCATTTTTAGCACGTTGAGCAAATTCAGCGGTAGCGGTAAAGAGTACATCGCTAGAACTGTTAAGAGCGGTTTCACAAGCATCTTCTAACACACTAATGATAAATCCGACACCAACCACTTGCATTGCGATATCATTACTGATTCCGAAAGAAGCACATGCTACCGGAATTAATAACAAAGAACCGCCTGCTACACCGGATGCACCACATGCACCTACAGTAGAAACTAAACAAAGTAGTAATGCTGTTGGGAAATCAACCGCTATTCCTAAAGTATGTGCAGCAGCTAATGCCAGCACAGAAATTGTAATGGATGCACCTGCCATGTTAATGGTTGCACCGAGAGGAATAGAAATCGTATATATATCCGGATTTAAACCTAAACGTTTGCAAAGATCTAAGTTTACTGGAATGTTAGCGGCAGAACTTCTTGTAAAGAATGCATATAATCCGCTTTCACGAAGTGTGGTCCATACCAACGGGAATGGGTTTTTGTGTGTATAAAGGAATACAATCAATGGATTCATAGCTAAGGATACAAGTGCATAAGAACCGATAAGTACTCCTAATAATTGTACATATCCTAATAGTGCAGAGAGACCGCTAGCACCCACAGATTCAGCTACGAGACCCATGATACCAATTGGTGCGAATCTAATAACCCAAGTTACTACCTTAGTGATTGCGGTAGCTAAATCTTGGAAGAAAGATTTAGTAGAGTCGCTGGCAGAAGAGTGTAATGCAAATCCAATAATAAGAGCCCATGCTAGGATTCCAATATAGTTGGCATTTATTAATGCATTAACCGGGTTGTCAACAATGTTTAGAATTACATTGTGAAGAACTTCTGCAATTCCACTTGGCGCTTTAACACTGGCATCTGCTAATTGCAAATGTAAATTAGTTGGGAAGAGAAATGACATGGCAACGCCTACAATAGAAGCCGCAAAAGTGCCGAATACATAAAGAATAACGATTGGCTTCATTGTGATATTGCCGTCTTTTTTCCTTTGAATCATAGCATTCAATACAAGAATGAATACTAGTAAGGGTGCAACACCTTTAAGTGCTTTTACAAATAAATTACCAAAAATACTAAGAAATGGAACCACTTCCGGAGCAACTATGGTTGCTGATATACCGATAACAAGACCTACTAGAATTTGGTAGATAAGCGGTATTCTTTTCAATAAAGCAGCTATAGATTTAAACAATTAAGATTTCCCCTTTCTTCATATAACTACATGTGACAACAAATTCATTTAAAGGAAAAACCTTTTTGAGTTGTTGTTGATATTGGTAAGTATACATGATTGATTATCATTTAACAAATGACAATTTGTAATATATAAAAAGGATTAAGGGAACTATGTTCATATAAACATCATATAAATAATTTTAATCAAAAGTTTATTTATGTTGTTAGCATGATTATAAATTTTGGATAAGAAAATATTATTAATAGAAATAGGTATATAGCATATAAAAAGGACTTCTTATAAGAAGTCCTTTTTATATGCTATATTTATTGTTTTTTAGGAATCATATCTTCTTGTCTAAGTGTACCATTTTTAGCACGACGAGCAAATTCGGCAGTAGCGGTAAAGAGTACATCACTGGAACTATTGAGAGCTGTTTCACAAGAATCTTCCAATACACTGATAATAAAGCCTACTGCTACGACTTGCATTGAAATATCGTTGCTGATTCCGAAAGATGCACAAGCTACCGGAATTAATAATAGAGAGCCTCCTGCTACTCCGGAGGTTCCTGCTGCACCGATAGCAGAAATAATACATAAAAGAAGCGCTGTAGGAATATCAATTGCAATTTGGAGCGTATGTGCTGTTGCTAAAGCCATAACTGAAATAGTGATAGCTGCTCCGGACATATTAATCGTACATCCTAAAGGAATCGTAATTGAATAAGAATCGGGATTTAGTCCTAAACGTTTACAGAGGGAAAGGTTTACCGGAATATTGGCAGCAGAACTGCGAGTAAAAAATGCATATAAAGCACTTTCACGTATCGTAGTGAAAACTAGTGGATAAGGATTTCTATGAGTACAAATGAATACAATTAAAGGGTTAATTATAAATGCTACCGTAGCATATCCGCCTATAAGAACTGCTAATAAATGAATATAGGTAAATAATGTAGAGAGTCCATTATCTCCAATGGATTCTGAAACTAATCCCATAATTCCGAATGGTGCGAAATGAATAACCCAAGTAACTACTTTAGTCATACCTTTTGCTAAATCATCTAAACAACTTTTTGTAGCATCGCTTGCAACAGCATGTAAAGCTAATCCAATAATGATTGCCCATGACAGAATACCAATATAATTAGCATTTACTAATGCATTAACCGGATTATCAACTATATTCATTAAGATTGAATTAATGACTTGTGTAATACCGCTCGGCGGAGCAATACTTGTGTCAGCAGTTTGCAAATGTAATGTAGTAGGGAAAAGGAATGAAAAGGTTACTCCAATAAGAGAAGCACATAAGGTAGTAATTAAGTAAAGTATAATAACAGGTTTGATAGAAGAGTTACCACCACTCTTTTTTTGCAACATAGCATTCATGACCAAGAAAAATACTAGAACAGGTGCAACACCTTTAAGTGCTTTTACAAATAAATTACCTAAGATAGAGACTAAGGGAATAAGTCCGGGGGCAAAGCAAGCAATACCAATACCTATTAATAAACCTATAGCAATTTGTTTAATAAGTGAAATAGAATTTAAGCATTTTATGATTGTAGTAAACAACTTTAAGACCTCCAATTAATAAAAGTATACAAATCACGAACTTTAGTATATTATCAAGAGTTCTTAATTTCAATAAAAATGCATAAAAAGTATAGGTATGAAATAAGAAATAAATATATCAAAAGGTTTTATTTTTTATATATACATATCTAAAAAAGTCATACTTTAAAATATAAGCGAAACTAAATTGTGAACTTTGTAAATTTAATTAGATTGACAAATTTAATTACATATTGTAAACTTGTTTTGTAATTTTAAGTATACAAATGGAGGCTTATTTATGAAAATAACAACAAAAGAATTGATAGTATCTACTTTATTCGTAGCTCTTATCACCATTGGAACTTTTATTCGCATACCTATTGGGAATGATTATTTTACTCTTCAATTTTTATTTACTTTATTAGCAGGGCTTGTATTGGGAGCTAATTTAGGAGGAACAGC
It contains:
- the ybeY gene encoding rRNA maturation RNase YbeY; amino-acid sequence: MDITISYDKETFKNKELEDLIHLVLNKGAELQQVSENAEISVLICDATLIQELNCQYRHIDAPTDVLSFALNEGMAGATLEEENMLGDIVINIDRAIEQAKEYRHSKEREMAYLAVHGFLHILGYDHYELEEKKAMRQAEEAILSACGLQRLIINEN
- the era gene encoding GTPase Era; this translates as MVEEKITFRSGFVALVGRPNVGKSTLLNAVLGEKISIVSRHAQTTRNKITGVWNGENSQVVFLDTPGMHKPKSELGKVIRQSTVDALSEVDVIVFICSCVDPLGAGDRYILSLLKERQVPVILALNKIDLINKEELMKKVVQYNKIYDFADIVPISAQTEENIDTFLHIVETHLKEGPKYFPDDMVTDQPERNIVQEIVREKIITRTRDEIPHAIGVFTEEFSERENGKVYIRCTVYVERESQKRIIIGKKGVLLKEAGKEARTEIQNLINAPVFLDLWVKVHRDWKNKDYILRELGYKEHK
- a CDS encoding hemolysin family protein, with the protein product MNLIGLYILFSFFLGYVNRICTIANVSFSRMRKNYIDDNEELDSDMVQKVKPFYDKASEVLMSLNLFTLLISIAYGYVLLQIVILSKEVLVIAGYNGISWILNVGQVTFYLCMLVIFWVFSIEFASAKALVNPLGCLISVIWFIKYISTVFNPITTACLLLLKQMYANNGQPFHNRIDFTYSEDEIRSIVEESHSGGQLNTTENKLLKNSFDFFDLLVKDVMIPRNQMIVLEYEDSMEEQRKCIAKSPHTRYPVCMNDKDHILGFVHVKDFMESYLQHENNVKKIIRELLVVPEVMSVSSLTQRMRSRRVYIAVVVDEYGGTVGLVTLEDLVEELVGEIPADFGIGLHEIVKHTDGSYEFEGMVILDDISDCLGINFKNESSANTIGGYVFSILERIPSVGDSIQIENWKFTVIRMDGLRIRRVKATYIATHIEVETLDETIATEQDTK
- a CDS encoding recombination protein O N-terminal domain-containing protein; this encodes MKQLQQSKIQNKEGVVLSVKKVGNKGRLLHVFTKDSGNIVVFTSESTIKKYGSGYLTPYALLRITVMIKDELFIMTQYEGQLLFNMLQCSYKEVNNWYFVSALMKILFAPLDSDLLAWQIILQGAFSARIHNKSVCALITSLQLLTVSGFNPLEQEPLSNYSISKEAYVLLQSLQKHQWGEHFYGVIGKSAYKEVVIYINDFIESYCDLHMKVTFEV
- the sstT gene encoding serine/threonine transporter SstT; translated protein: MFKSIAALLKRIPLIYQILVGLVIGISATIVAPEVVPFLSIFGNLFVKALKGVAPLLVFILVLNAMIQRKKDGNITMKPIVILYVFGTFAASIVGVAMSFLFPTNLHLQLADASVKAPSGIAEVLHNVILNIVDNPVNALINANYIGILAWALIIGFALHSSASDSTKSFFQDLATAITKVVTWVIRFAPIGIMGLVAESVGASGLSALLGYVQLLGVLIGSYALVSLAMNPLIVFLYTHKNPFPLVWTTLRESGLYAFFTRSSAANIPVNLDLCKRLGLNPDIYTISIPLGATINMAGASITISVLALAAAHTLGIAVDFPTALLLCLVSTVGACGASGVAGGSLLLIPVACASFGISNDIAMQVVGVGFIISVLEDACETALNSSSDVLFTATAEFAQRAKNGTLSSSNMVPKL
- the sstT gene encoding serine/threonine transporter SstT is translated as MFTTIIKCLNSISLIKQIAIGLLIGIGIACFAPGLIPLVSILGNLFVKALKGVAPVLVFFLVMNAMLQKKSGGNSSIKPVIILYLITTLCASLIGVTFSFLFPTTLHLQTADTSIAPPSGITQVINSILMNIVDNPVNALVNANYIGILSWAIIIGLALHAVASDATKSCLDDLAKGMTKVVTWVIHFAPFGIMGLVSESIGDNGLSTLFTYIHLLAVLIGGYATVAFIINPLIVFICTHRNPYPLVFTTIRESALYAFFTRSSAANIPVNLSLCKRLGLNPDSYSITIPLGCTINMSGAAITISVMALATAHTLQIAIDIPTALLLCIISAIGAAGTSGVAGGSLLLIPVACASFGISNDISMQVVAVGFIISVLEDSCETALNSSSDVLFTATAEFARRAKNGTLRQEDMIPKKQ